A genomic segment from Legionella micdadei encodes:
- a CDS encoding acyl-CoA dehydrogenase family protein, with protein MNENNAYEQTRDYLKTWNQQLKDSLLAEDSNLMHTYQCYYAEYPEFVHQLRDFSQRVAYQLEPLVMENNLDTNLPKVEHYNSIGEREDRVVHHPSYEAAGNVIYGSDLMHYLLKPGHMQRTLSLFFLSSHAGEAGHNCPIACSAGVIRVLKNYSKLKETQFYLDKLTQPSFSQNFTGAQFLTEIQGGSDVGANATQAYQDDHKQWRIRGEKWFCSNANADLILATARYDQNLSGTKGLGLFLIPKQLPDNKPNYYKLRRLKQKIGTRSMATAEIEFEDALAYPMGELHQGIHLALENVLHLSRIFNAFSVLGMARRALQIAHFYALNRRAFNHKIFDYPLVKEALAHIKAENTALIASIFYMASRQDELDMTPYEEQSKEKQLLMRTLANLNKYFTAKRSVENIHHCIDILAGNGTIESFSSLPRLLRDCIVCENWEGTHFTLWMQTLRDMEKFNVGELVLEHLHQLINQLTGHSENTTLIKEKLGELANSIRALKTMPAAAQTLQIEAVVEQMAILHAVLALSLEIQTGKPPKSKEASLTLFINRYFRKDYRQDNHYLSLLNAVLGKKSS; from the coding sequence ATGAACGAGAACAATGCCTATGAACAAACAAGAGACTATCTTAAAACTTGGAATCAGCAACTTAAAGATTCCCTCTTGGCCGAAGACTCCAACTTAATGCATACCTATCAATGCTATTATGCAGAATACCCGGAATTCGTGCACCAATTACGCGATTTCTCACAACGCGTGGCATATCAACTGGAACCCTTGGTGATGGAAAATAACCTCGACACCAATCTTCCTAAAGTTGAGCATTATAACAGCATTGGAGAACGTGAAGATCGTGTGGTTCATCACCCTTCTTATGAAGCTGCCGGAAATGTGATTTATGGCTCTGACCTAATGCATTACCTCCTTAAACCAGGCCATATGCAGAGGACTTTAAGTTTGTTTTTTCTTTCCTCACATGCAGGCGAAGCTGGGCATAACTGCCCAATTGCATGCTCAGCTGGCGTTATTCGAGTGTTAAAAAATTATTCTAAATTAAAGGAGACCCAATTTTATTTAGATAAACTAACTCAACCTTCCTTTAGCCAGAATTTCACAGGAGCTCAATTTTTGACTGAAATTCAGGGGGGATCCGATGTTGGTGCTAATGCGACACAAGCTTATCAGGATGACCATAAACAATGGCGAATACGGGGGGAAAAATGGTTTTGTTCCAATGCTAATGCAGACTTAATCCTAGCAACCGCACGCTATGACCAAAACCTAAGCGGAACCAAAGGATTGGGTCTTTTCTTAATTCCAAAGCAATTGCCTGATAATAAACCAAACTATTATAAATTACGTCGATTAAAACAAAAAATTGGCACGCGCTCAATGGCAACCGCTGAAATTGAATTTGAGGACGCGCTGGCTTATCCAATGGGTGAACTTCATCAGGGAATTCACTTAGCTTTAGAAAATGTTTTACATTTATCGCGAATATTTAATGCATTTTCTGTATTAGGTATGGCTCGACGAGCCTTACAAATCGCCCATTTTTATGCACTCAATCGTCGGGCTTTTAATCATAAAATTTTTGATTATCCTCTTGTTAAAGAAGCACTTGCCCATATTAAAGCAGAAAACACTGCCTTAATCGCCAGTATTTTTTACATGGCTAGCCGCCAAGATGAACTTGATATGACTCCTTATGAAGAGCAATCCAAAGAAAAACAGCTGCTCATGAGAACTTTAGCAAACTTAAACAAATATTTTACTGCAAAACGTTCGGTGGAAAACATCCATCACTGCATCGATATTTTAGCTGGTAACGGCACTATCGAAAGTTTTTCTTCATTGCCACGTCTACTCAGAGATTGTATTGTTTGCGAGAATTGGGAAGGCACACACTTCACTTTATGGATGCAAACATTAAGAGATATGGAGAAATTTAATGTTGGCGAGTTAGTACTTGAGCATTTGCACCAACTCATTAACCAACTTACCGGTCATTCTGAAAATACGACACTCATCAAAGAAAAACTGGGCGAATTAGCCAATTCAATTAGGGCGTTGAAAACAATGCCCGCAGCGGCACAAACCTTACAAATTGAAGCTGTGGTGGAACAAATGGCTATTCTTCATGCGGTATTAGCCCTATCATTGGAAATCCAAACAGGCAAGCCCCCTAAATCAAAAGAAGCATCTTTGACCTTATTTATTAACCGTTATTTTCGCAAGGATTACCGACAAGATAATCACTATCTATCGTTATTGAATGCTGTTTTGGGTAAAAAATCGAGTTAA
- a CDS encoding type II secretion system F family protein — MMNKTKHCYYWEGINALGEKVHGLMDTTSTAFVKVELHKQGISSRKITKKQSLFLNRKKIRPIELASFCRQTAILLKAGIPLIRSFDIVAKSQIRLTMKYLIQDIKMQVENGLSFSEALNHYPNIFNELTCNLISVGEKTGNLEPMLETLANYKEKLETIKRKLKKALIYPATVLFIACLVSFILLFVVVPQFESLFESFGADLPPLTRAVIQISTLSRAIGLPIFLGAISLGYSFFKLRKYVPELNLFFDRLSLKCPIFGVILTKAIIARFSQTLAVSFAAGLPLFNALDAAEGVIANWIYAKAISQIKEKVYSGQQMNQAMENTLLFPNLVIQMIAIGEEAGSLEPMLRKIADFYEEDISNAVDRLNHLLEPVIMTILGLIVGILVTAMYLPIFKLGAVM, encoded by the coding sequence ATGATGAATAAAACTAAGCACTGTTATTATTGGGAAGGGATCAATGCATTGGGTGAAAAGGTACATGGTCTCATGGATACTACCAGCACCGCTTTCGTGAAAGTCGAGCTTCATAAACAGGGTATCAGTAGTCGAAAGATAACAAAAAAACAGAGTTTATTTTTGAATAGAAAAAAAATTCGCCCAATTGAACTCGCTAGTTTTTGTCGCCAGACTGCCATCTTACTTAAAGCGGGAATTCCTTTAATTCGATCGTTTGATATCGTTGCTAAAAGCCAAATTCGGCTTACAATGAAATACTTGATTCAAGACATAAAAATGCAAGTTGAAAATGGATTATCTTTTTCTGAAGCCCTAAATCATTACCCAAACATATTCAATGAATTAACTTGCAATTTAATTTCCGTAGGTGAAAAAACCGGCAACCTTGAGCCAATGCTCGAAACTCTCGCGAATTACAAAGAAAAATTAGAAACAATCAAGAGAAAACTAAAAAAAGCACTCATCTATCCTGCTACCGTTTTATTTATTGCTTGTCTAGTTAGTTTCATACTTTTGTTCGTTGTTGTTCCCCAATTTGAGTCGTTGTTTGAGAGTTTTGGTGCCGATCTCCCTCCACTTACACGTGCAGTCATTCAAATCTCAACATTGAGCAGAGCAATTGGATTACCAATTTTTTTGGGTGCCATTAGCTTAGGCTATAGCTTTTTTAAACTTAGAAAATATGTGCCAGAATTAAATCTTTTTTTTGATCGGCTTTCCTTAAAATGTCCCATTTTTGGCGTTATCTTAACAAAAGCAATTATCGCACGTTTTTCTCAAACATTAGCGGTTAGTTTTGCAGCTGGTCTTCCACTTTTTAATGCGCTCGATGCTGCGGAGGGAGTCATAGCAAACTGGATATATGCTAAAGCGATTAGCCAAATCAAAGAGAAGGTTTATTCAGGACAACAAATGAATCAAGCCATGGAAAATACCCTTCTTTTTCCTAATTTAGTAATTCAAATGATTGCTATTGGCGAGGAGGCAGGTTCACTGGAACCGATGCTCCGCAAAATAGCTGATTTTTATGAAGAAGACATTAGCAACGCGGTAGATCGCTTAAATCACTTGCTAGAGCCGGTTATTATGACAATACTAGGGTTAATCGTCGGTATCCTAGTAACAGCCATGTATCTTCCTATCTTTAAACTTGGAGCGGTGATGTAG
- a CDS encoding hypoxanthine-guanine phosphoribosyltransferase — MSIPTKIKEVYEKSSCLYTTKEVEAALDRMAINIHAALHDKNPVLLCVMIGGLVPMGNLLPRLDFPLEVDYVHATRYRGEIKGGELIWKVKPSLELANRTVLVIDDILDGGVTLAAIINEIKAMGAREVYSAVLVDKHHKRVPNGLKNADFVGLQVDDHYIFGYGMDYNEYLRNAPGIFVVSPEHE, encoded by the coding sequence ATGTCTATTCCAACTAAGATTAAAGAGGTATATGAAAAATCAAGCTGCTTATACACAACAAAAGAAGTTGAGGCAGCTTTAGATAGAATGGCGATTAACATTCATGCAGCGCTTCATGATAAAAATCCAGTGTTGCTTTGCGTTATGATTGGTGGATTGGTTCCGATGGGAAACCTTCTTCCGCGTTTGGATTTTCCATTAGAGGTTGATTATGTCCACGCCACTCGTTACCGCGGCGAGATTAAAGGAGGGGAATTAATCTGGAAGGTCAAGCCCAGCCTTGAACTAGCAAACAGAACCGTTTTAGTGATTGATGATATTTTAGATGGGGGTGTCACCTTAGCTGCAATCATTAACGAAATAAAAGCCATGGGTGCTCGTGAAGTTTACAGTGCTGTCTTGGTCGATAAGCATCATAAACGCGTACCTAATGGATTAAAAAACGCCGATTTTGTAGGTTTGCAAGTGGATGACCATTATATTTTTGGTTATGGCATGGATTATAACGAGTACCTGCGAAATGCGCCTGGAATCTTTGTTGTTTCACCCGAGCACGAATAA
- a CDS encoding L,D-transpeptidase family protein, translating to MRSLLITILIALLNPSFGMAPKLNWDEAVDKAIIKYGLRTEPELRRFFANAHVAYPPKEVALLAFKKERKIELWAKSENQSWHYIHKYPLTAFSGRLGPKLKERDGQIPEGIYRLTTFNPFSSWHLSMMINYPNSYDRMQASKDGRRRLGNNIFLHGKSVSVGCLAVGDRAIDQLFLLARRVGLSHIKVIIAPNDLRKSKPATSNFAQPRWLPDLYKQITVALSPFSHSRFS from the coding sequence ATGCGTAGTTTGCTTATAACCATATTGATAGCCCTTTTAAACCCATCTTTTGGTATGGCTCCTAAATTAAATTGGGACGAAGCAGTCGATAAAGCAATAATCAAATATGGTTTACGTACAGAACCCGAATTAAGGCGCTTTTTTGCCAATGCGCATGTGGCATACCCACCTAAAGAAGTTGCTCTTTTAGCTTTTAAAAAGGAAAGAAAAATTGAGTTGTGGGCTAAAAGCGAAAACCAATCTTGGCATTATATCCACAAATACCCTCTCACCGCTTTTAGCGGTCGCTTAGGCCCCAAATTAAAAGAAAGAGATGGCCAAATTCCAGAAGGGATATATCGGTTAACCACGTTTAATCCTTTTAGCAGTTGGCATTTGTCGATGATGATTAACTATCCAAATAGTTATGATCGCATGCAAGCAAGCAAAGATGGCCGTAGAAGACTTGGTAATAATATTTTCCTTCACGGCAAATCAGTATCCGTGGGCTGCTTAGCAGTCGGAGATCGAGCAATTGATCAACTCTTCCTGCTCGCCCGCCGAGTCGGTCTTAGCCACATCAAAGTCATTATTGCCCCCAATGACTTGCGCAAAAGCAAACCTGCAACATCAAATTTTGCTCAACCTCGATGGTTACCAGATTTATATAAACAAATCACAGTTGCTTTAAGCCCCTTCTCCCACAGCCGGTTTAGTTGA
- a CDS encoding prepilin peptidase, producing the protein MLSQFEIINFPAALIVLAFFALAVGSFLNVVIYRLPLMLKAEQENECHHEAKQESITKINLFLPRSFCPVCKTPVPVWFNIPLLSYCLLRGRCRHCKQRISIRYPIVELLSCLFSLLAAWYFGFTITLLFVLFYIWILIALFFIDLEHQLLPDSLTLSLLWLGLIANTQSLFTTLPDAVLSAALAYLALWLFIKLFYLLTHKIGMGNGDFKLFAAFGAWFGWVQLPFILLFASLTGAIIGFTYLKYQGKTKETPIPFGPFLCLAGIISIFWGKVIMHWYLSFWF; encoded by the coding sequence ATGTTGAGTCAATTTGAAATTATTAACTTTCCTGCTGCTTTAATTGTATTGGCATTTTTTGCGCTTGCTGTCGGTAGTTTTTTGAATGTCGTCATTTACCGTTTGCCTTTGATGTTAAAAGCTGAACAAGAGAATGAATGCCATCATGAGGCTAAGCAAGAATCAATAACTAAAATCAACTTATTCCTTCCACGCTCTTTTTGCCCGGTCTGCAAAACGCCAGTTCCCGTATGGTTCAATATTCCGCTTCTTAGTTATTGTTTACTACGAGGCCGGTGTCGACACTGTAAACAACGTATCTCAATCCGCTATCCGATTGTTGAATTATTGAGTTGTCTTTTTTCTTTATTAGCTGCTTGGTATTTTGGTTTTACTATCACCTTGTTGTTTGTTCTTTTTTATATTTGGATTCTCATTGCCCTTTTTTTTATTGACTTAGAGCATCAATTACTACCAGACAGCCTTACCTTAAGTCTGCTCTGGCTTGGTCTGATTGCGAACACACAGTCACTATTCACTACTCTACCCGATGCAGTGCTTAGTGCTGCATTAGCCTACCTTGCCTTATGGCTTTTTATTAAACTATTTTATTTATTGACCCATAAAATAGGTATGGGTAATGGTGATTTTAAATTATTTGCTGCCTTTGGGGCCTGGTTTGGTTGGGTACAACTGCCATTCATTCTATTGTTTGCCTCTCTAACAGGGGCAATCATCGGTTTTACATACCTCAAATATCAGGGGAAAACTAAAGAAACACCAATTCCTTTCGGTCCCTTCCTTTGCTTAGCTGGAATTATTTCTATTTTTTGGGGAAAAGTAATTATGCATTGGTATTTATCTTTCTGGTTTTAA
- the ppsR gene encoding posphoenolpyruvate synthetase regulatory kinase/phosphorylase PpsR: MKRNVFMISDGTGITAETLGNSLITQFESIQFDKLTIPYIDTLEKAQATVERINACCNETGVRPIVFMTLINPEIAHTIGKAKAHVFDLFNTFLGPLETELNAKSSYTVGKSHGVVNQQIYTHRIEAVDYAMSHDDGIKVRGYEKADIILIGVSRCGKTPSCLYMALHFGVLAANYPFTEEDLTNFRLPEVLKPYRHKLFGLTIDPERLRQIRTERRPNSTYSSVEQCRREVAEVEAMYKRENIPYLNSTRYSIEEISTKVLAIAGIKRKF; this comes from the coding sequence ATGAAACGAAATGTGTTCATGATTTCAGATGGTACCGGCATCACTGCTGAAACGCTTGGCAATAGTCTAATTACTCAATTCGAAAGCATTCAATTTGATAAACTAACAATTCCTTACATAGACACCCTTGAAAAAGCCCAAGCAACTGTTGAACGCATTAATGCCTGTTGTAATGAAACAGGAGTAAGGCCCATTGTGTTTATGACATTAATTAACCCCGAAATCGCCCACACGATTGGAAAAGCGAAAGCGCATGTCTTTGATCTTTTTAATACTTTTTTAGGTCCGCTTGAAACTGAACTTAATGCAAAATCATCCTACACCGTGGGAAAAAGTCATGGTGTTGTGAATCAACAAATTTACACCCATCGAATTGAAGCAGTCGATTACGCAATGTCCCATGATGATGGCATAAAAGTGCGGGGCTACGAAAAAGCAGATATCATTTTAATAGGTGTCTCGCGATGCGGAAAAACCCCGAGCTGTCTGTACATGGCACTACATTTTGGTGTTCTTGCTGCAAACTACCCGTTTACCGAAGAGGACCTAACCAATTTCCGGCTCCCAGAAGTGCTTAAGCCCTACAGGCATAAATTATTTGGTTTAACAATCGATCCAGAACGGTTACGGCAAATACGTACGGAACGACGGCCAAACAGCACCTATTCCTCAGTAGAGCAATGCCGCCGTGAAGTGGCTGAAGTTGAGGCAATGTATAAACGCGAAAATATACCTTATCTTAATTCGACTCGGTATTCTATCGAGGAAATCTCTACAAAAGTTTTGGCGATTGCTGGTATTAAACGAAAATTTTAA
- the pilB gene encoding type IV-A pilus assembly ATPase PilB — translation MTTITNHRLQGIAQLLTANNLISKSKIFEYQTLALANQQTLLQYLATNDLIEPPVIAQIMANYFDLPFMDLDNIDFDSIPIHLISGQLTRRHAVLPIIIRAENLILATDDPSQQSVFKEIHFQTGLPTKVVVVETDKLRKLIDRVMNKKENQHLLDYLDNSVQLENITPVNTDFAFTTHNNEAPVVNFVNQILISAINNGASDVHFEPYEQAYRIRYRQDGLLTEVTDPPRHLSNQISTRIKVLANLDISERRMPQDGQFQIKLSSHHTVDCRVSTCPTIYGEKLVVRILDADLSYFHIDSLGLNHLQKEHFLAALRKPQGLILATGPTGSGKTLSLYTALNLMNSIERNISTIEDPVEIKIPGINQVNINPKSGLTFSTALRSFLRQDPDIIMIGEIRDTETAEIAIKAAQTGHLVLSTLHANSTSETLTRLINLGIPAFNIANSCILIIAQRLARRLCDRCKTIRNDLSHRDLFGLGFHQNEKANLYQARACEHCRNGYRGRLGLFEVMPISKLIRHQILCGANSVEIQKLAQTEGMLTVYQSGLEKVRQGLTSLEELNRVIAD, via the coding sequence ATGACAACAATAACAAACCATCGCTTACAAGGAATTGCTCAATTACTTACAGCAAATAATCTTATTTCTAAAAGCAAAATTTTCGAATATCAAACCCTTGCTCTCGCTAACCAACAAACTCTCCTACAGTATTTAGCCACAAACGATTTGATTGAACCCCCGGTTATTGCACAAATCATGGCTAATTATTTTGATTTACCTTTTATGGATCTTGATAATATTGACTTCGACTCCATTCCTATACACCTAATCAGTGGACAATTAACACGCCGTCATGCTGTTTTACCCATTATCATTCGCGCGGAGAATTTGATTTTAGCGACAGATGATCCAAGTCAGCAGTCTGTTTTCAAAGAAATTCACTTTCAAACTGGCTTACCCACTAAAGTTGTTGTTGTTGAAACAGATAAGCTTCGGAAACTCATTGACAGGGTGATGAATAAAAAAGAAAACCAACACTTACTCGATTATTTAGATAATTCAGTTCAATTGGAAAACATCACTCCTGTGAACACAGATTTTGCTTTCACAACACACAATAACGAGGCTCCCGTTGTCAACTTCGTTAATCAAATCTTGATTTCGGCAATCAATAACGGCGCATCAGATGTTCATTTTGAACCTTATGAACAAGCATATCGTATTCGTTATCGTCAAGACGGATTATTAACCGAAGTAACCGACCCGCCTAGACATTTATCAAACCAAATAAGCACTCGCATTAAGGTGCTGGCAAATCTAGACATCTCCGAGCGTCGTATGCCCCAAGATGGCCAATTTCAAATTAAGCTATCTTCTCACCATACAGTTGATTGCAGAGTAAGCACTTGTCCTACTATTTATGGTGAAAAACTAGTAGTACGTATTCTTGACGCCGATTTAAGCTATTTTCATATTGATTCACTAGGATTAAATCACTTACAGAAAGAACATTTCCTTGCTGCTTTGAGGAAACCACAAGGGTTGATTTTAGCTACAGGCCCAACAGGTAGTGGTAAAACCTTATCGCTTTATACCGCTCTCAACCTCATGAACAGTATTGAACGAAATATCTCCACTATCGAAGATCCGGTTGAAATTAAAATACCAGGTATCAACCAGGTTAATATTAACCCTAAATCGGGTTTAACTTTCTCGACTGCCTTACGTTCATTTCTGCGGCAAGATCCTGATATCATCATGATTGGCGAGATTCGGGATACAGAAACTGCCGAAATTGCAATTAAAGCCGCACAAACTGGCCATCTTGTTCTATCTACCTTGCATGCGAATAGTACTTCAGAAACACTCACTCGACTCATTAATCTTGGCATTCCGGCCTTTAATATTGCAAATTCCTGCATCTTGATTATTGCGCAGCGGTTAGCCAGACGTTTATGCGATCGGTGTAAAACCATTCGCAATGATTTATCTCATAGGGATTTGTTTGGGCTTGGCTTTCATCAGAACGAGAAAGCTAATCTTTACCAAGCCCGAGCTTGTGAGCATTGTAGGAATGGTTATCGTGGCCGATTAGGTTTGTTTGAGGTGATGCCAATCTCCAAATTAATCAGGCACCAGATTTTATGCGGAGCAAATTCTGTTGAGATTCAAAAATTAGCCCAAACAGAAGGAATGCTCACAGTTTATCAATCAGGTCTTGAAAAAGTCAGGCAAGGATTAACCTCGCTGGAAGAATTAAACCGCGTCATTGCTGATTAA
- a CDS encoding class I SAM-dependent methyltransferase, with protein sequence MSFDGQKARFRALEQWFSSAQGLDISDFFESELAHLGEILHGETLLQLGNYGKNPWLQKLHYCHKWNTSPLIDPSSTFRSSFTQLPLDRNSIDCVIAPLVMEAFSHQKNPIDEIDRVLKPMGYAIFFGINPLSLWGLFVRLKRYSIFGHLAGKPTSVLSVKRAMLHRGYVLCNISSFYYIPPVSTKEWLRKLEIFNELGKMISPCPAGFYCLVVQKYQAAHTDLLHSEVEEQLWERKRGLLPACQFKPKVHKTEFEETY encoded by the coding sequence TTGTCTTTTGATGGCCAAAAAGCTCGGTTTCGTGCCTTGGAGCAATGGTTTAGCTCAGCTCAGGGGCTCGATATAAGTGATTTTTTTGAATCAGAATTGGCGCATCTGGGAGAAATACTTCATGGCGAAACTTTACTCCAGCTCGGCAATTACGGTAAAAATCCTTGGCTACAAAAACTTCATTATTGCCATAAATGGAATACTTCACCTTTAATTGACCCATCTAGTACATTTAGGTCTTCTTTTACTCAACTCCCCCTCGATAGAAACAGCATTGATTGTGTAATTGCCCCGCTGGTTATGGAAGCCTTTAGTCATCAGAAAAATCCAATTGATGAAATTGATCGAGTCTTAAAACCAATGGGTTATGCCATTTTTTTTGGTATAAACCCCTTAAGTTTATGGGGATTATTTGTAAGATTAAAACGATACTCCATTTTTGGCCATTTAGCTGGAAAGCCCACATCAGTTCTCTCAGTAAAACGGGCAATGCTGCATCGTGGCTATGTTTTATGTAATATCTCTTCTTTCTACTATATCCCCCCCGTTTCAACCAAAGAATGGTTACGTAAGTTAGAGATTTTTAATGAATTAGGGAAAATGATTTCGCCTTGCCCAGCCGGATTTTATTGCCTTGTAGTGCAAAAATATCAAGCAGCCCATACCGATTTGCTTCATAGCGAGGTTGAAGAGCAGTTATGGGAACGGAAGAGGGGGTTGTTGCCAGCTTGCCAATTTAAACCGAAAGTACACAAAACGGAGTTTGAGGAGACTTATTAA
- a CDS encoding DUF1820 family protein, which produces MAKESLYRITFANQEAVYEIYARKVCESEIFGFLEVENFVFGENSSLVVDPSEERLKVEFNSIKRTYIPMHSVFRIDEVDKQGVAKVRDRSKDDSKVTVFPVPSKRND; this is translated from the coding sequence ATGGCAAAAGAATCGCTATATCGTATTACTTTCGCAAACCAGGAAGCAGTTTATGAAATTTATGCTCGTAAGGTATGTGAAAGTGAGATTTTTGGTTTTCTCGAGGTAGAGAATTTTGTTTTTGGCGAAAATAGCTCTTTGGTTGTTGACCCCTCGGAAGAACGTTTAAAAGTCGAGTTTAATAGTATCAAACGCACTTATATCCCTATGCATTCTGTTTTCCGTATCGATGAAGTAGATAAGCAAGGAGTGGCTAAGGTTCGAGATAGATCAAAGGATGATAGTAAGGTCACTGTATTTCCGGTTCCCAGTAAACGCAATGATTGA
- a CDS encoding bifunctional 2-methylcitrate dehydratase/aconitate hydratase, with product MHSYVEDNVKPDYDPVITGIADYVLNKEITSAEAYETARLCLMDTLGCGILALNFPECTKLLGPIVPDAVLLGGARVPGTNYELDPVQAAFNIGTMIRWLDFNDTWLAAEWGHPSDNLGAILAVADYVSRRNLKEDKPAITMQEVLTAMIKAHEIQGCLALENSFNRVGLDHVILVKVASAAVAASLLGADHDMMLRTLSQVFVDGQSLRTYRHAPNAGSRKSWAAGDATARAVRLALISATGEMGYPSALSVPKWGFYDVLFGGKAFKFQRPYASYVMENVLFKLSYPAEFHAQTAVECAVILHEQVKERLDDIARIELVTHESAIRIISKQGVLHNPADRDHCLQYMVAVALLYGDLRAEHYEDETAADPRIDQLREKMYVSENLLFSRDYHDPDKRSIANSIKLIFKDGTQSNLVTVEYPIGHKRRRDEGIPVLLEKFKRNLATRYEPERIDAILEVMNDTNSLAAMSVVDFMALWKPESLLPS from the coding sequence ATGCACTCTTATGTAGAAGATAACGTTAAACCGGATTACGACCCTGTAATTACAGGCATTGCTGATTATGTGTTGAATAAAGAAATAACGAGTGCAGAAGCGTATGAGACTGCCAGGCTTTGTCTAATGGATACGCTAGGATGCGGGATATTAGCGCTTAATTTCCCTGAGTGCACTAAACTGTTGGGGCCTATAGTGCCGGATGCAGTTCTACTTGGTGGAGCACGCGTACCTGGAACAAATTATGAACTTGATCCTGTGCAAGCTGCTTTTAACATTGGGACGATGATCAGATGGCTTGATTTCAACGATACTTGGTTAGCCGCGGAATGGGGGCATCCTTCAGACAATTTGGGGGCGATATTGGCCGTAGCCGACTATGTCAGTCGCCGAAACTTAAAAGAAGATAAGCCAGCAATCACTATGCAAGAAGTGCTAACGGCGATGATTAAAGCGCATGAAATTCAAGGCTGCTTAGCGCTTGAAAATAGCTTTAATCGAGTTGGTTTAGACCATGTTATCTTAGTGAAAGTAGCAAGCGCAGCTGTAGCTGCCTCTTTGTTAGGTGCTGATCACGATATGATGCTTCGTACACTCTCTCAGGTGTTTGTTGATGGACAGAGCCTGAGGACTTACCGACATGCACCCAATGCTGGATCACGTAAATCATGGGCGGCAGGTGATGCAACTGCTCGAGCAGTGCGGTTGGCATTAATTTCAGCTACTGGAGAGATGGGTTATCCCAGCGCATTGAGTGTGCCTAAATGGGGTTTTTATGATGTTCTTTTTGGAGGTAAGGCATTTAAATTCCAAAGGCCGTATGCCAGCTATGTGATGGAGAATGTATTATTTAAGTTGTCCTATCCCGCTGAATTCCACGCTCAAACTGCAGTTGAATGCGCAGTGATCTTACATGAACAAGTGAAAGAGCGTTTAGATGATATCGCTCGAATCGAATTAGTAACGCATGAATCAGCGATTCGTATTATTAGTAAGCAAGGTGTATTGCATAATCCTGCTGATCGTGATCATTGCTTGCAATATATGGTTGCAGTCGCTCTTTTATACGGTGATTTACGTGCTGAGCATTATGAAGATGAGACTGCTGCAGATCCACGCATTGACCAACTGCGTGAAAAAATGTACGTAAGTGAGAATTTGCTATTTTCACGTGATTATCATGATCCCGATAAACGCTCTATTGCAAATAGCATTAAGCTCATTTTTAAAGATGGTACCCAGTCTAATTTAGTCACTGTAGAGTATCCAATTGGTCATAAACGGCGCCGCGATGAGGGCATCCCAGTGTTGCTTGAAAAATTCAAACGCAATCTGGCAACTCGTTATGAACCAGAGCGCATTGATGCGATTCTAGAGGTAATGAATGATACAAATTCTTTAGCAGCTATGTCAGTCGTGGACTTCATGGCACTTTGGAAACCGGAATCATTGCTGCCAAGTTGA